GCTGTTGCTGTTCAGTGAGATTGTGCTTCTGTCCTTCCCTCACAGCATTTACCAGCTGTATCTTGTACAGAAATGCATATCCTACCTCAGACTGCCTGAAGGAGCCTGGGTGCCTTTTGCTAACTTAGGTACTTGAAAATCTTGAAGTAGCTGAGGCAACcatgtttctattttaaaatcaaaCCTGCAAATTTCAGGGGGTTTGGCTGTGCTGGCCACTTTGAAATGGAGCACAGGGAAAATGTGTCCTAATTGGTACCTCTCTGGTGTGAGGTATTTTGCAGACACTCACTGGGGTCTAGAAGGATTCAGGTTAGCACAGCACCATGTCCAGGCTAAAATACACCAATCTCAGGATAACATTTTGTTCTGGTGTGGTGTCTCACTGGCGGGGCAACATCATTGTGCTTCCAAAGAAGGCTTAGTCCACAGCAGTTCAACCTTTTCTCTTACACAACAGTTGTATTTGCTAACTTGGGTTGCCAAAGAACAATGGGAGCATGGAACCCTTAGAAATTAGTCCCACAGTGTTTCAGGTGGAGTATTTACTAGTATAGAGCCTAAGAGAATTAAAAAGTTTAGAAAGTTCAGAAAATCCAGCTTTAGAATTAGTTTGGGTGGTCAGAATGGCTTCTGCAGAACAGCAAGCCACATAAATTGAAACATGATTGATCTTTTACCAGTTCAAAAATACATCTCACAGAAAAaccctgcatttttttttctgcacaaaCACAGTAGTTCCAAAGGTTTCAATGGAAAAGGAGATCGGGTCACTTTGGAATAATTCCTGTTTCTGAGGTAAATATTTTGCCTAGCTCTGCTAACAAAAATTATCTTTTAGCGAAAGACCTCTTGGTCTGTTTGATCTTAAAGCTGTTGTGCtttgtatttttctgtgttAGAATATAAGGTAACTGGTATTTTTGTCAAGAGATCTCAGTGGGTCCAGTTGCCCAGATGGTAGGCTGGTTTTAATTATTGTATCTTTACTTGACAAAGGAAATTTCCATAGCTATGTGAAATATGGATAATAAACTTAAAGGATATGAATTTCAGAGTAGATGATAACTCCTGAAGAAcaggagatttaaaaaaaaaaatccccaatgaGCTGTAGTTTCTCTTTAATTCTTTGCTTCATTCTAGAGCACTTGGTGAAAGTAGAAATTAGGATGTGGGACTACTGGGAGTAGGGCTGATTTTGTGCAAGGCAGTTTGGAACTGTAACCTGGAAACAGTTTAACTTACTTGTGTTCGTGTATTAGCCTCCTGACAGCTTCTTCACACAAAATTAACCTGAACTGGGAACATCAAGGTGTCCTAATTATTTGTCCTCAGCCATTATGGTTTATTTTTATGTCTGTTCTGGACTCTTTTTTTCACTCACCGTGCTTACTGCTGCAggcctgggctcccagcacagctatTGGGAGTGATTTTAGGTTGTCTCCTGTTCTTCTTCTTTAAGTCATCTCACCTGTGTGTTCTTTAATGTTGTGTATTTGTTACAGATTATATACCTAAAGGCCTGGTATGAGATGCTAGTATCCTTATCCACTGACTCTTTTTGGACCATTTTGGTTTATGATACTCATCATCTGTTTcttgctttctctctctctctttccaggTAATCGTGGAAAAAGCACCCAAAGCCAGAGTACCTGACTTAGACAAAAGAAAGTATCTCGTGCCTTCTGACCTCACAGGTAACAATGCCTACCTCCTTTCTTCCTGATTTTCAGTGAGAGGGTACACAGTACCCTTGTTCTCAGGGTATTGTGTGTCCCATCATTTCCATCAGTATTAGAAGGGCTTACTCTGAGGGCTGGGAACTCCTCAGTTGTGAGACATGAAGGttggggaaaggaaggaaaagaagtgTTTTTTACTCTGTGATCAGCGCAAAGAAAATATCCAGACAGGCTCAACATCTCATTTATCTGCTGTCCTTGTTATATTTACACCTTATAGCCAGGGTTACAACATGCAGAATTCTCTGAGATCTTTTGAGGTATCTCACTGGCTTAGCCAGCGTGTCACAGCTGAGTTCTAGCCATGACAACAGTGACTGACTAAATTGTGTATCATGGGCAGTGTCATGGCCAGTCAATGATGACCTAGCTGCAGAGTTGCCAGAGGCTGTACTCTTGTTGCAGGAAGAGACAAGTTCTTGCAATAGTCCCATCCTTTTTCCACCCCTATAGTTGTAGTCATAGCTACAGAATTCTTTTTTCTGAATGGTCATGATGATCTTTAGTGTGATTACATCTCTTTTTATTTAAGAACATGAAGAAGAACAAGAACATGAGTTAAAGGAACAgcatttcttcttcttgcaGTATTTAATGGACTGTGAAAAACTTTCTTGTGCAACATAATTCAAGTAAAtaataaggatttttttttcaggaatgaTATGACCGTTTACGCCAGACTAAATTCTCTAAGGTGTCTTTGATCTGTGGGATTTAAAGGTTAAGCTAGTTAAAGGTCTTCTCACCAATTTCTCTCAGTAGAGCATTTCATACCATAGTCGGTGGAGTGTGAATTTAGAGGGGACATGGCATGGGGTGTGCACCTGAGAAACTGCCAGCTCTGAGTGGATTGGCTGCTCATGTGGTTACAGTCATGAAGTtactcttttcttctcttgcttttttcCTGCATTGTTCATGTTCCCCTAATTTTTATATACAGTATGTGACTTCCACCACCAAAAGAAAACAGTCATGGTTAGGGTTAcaatacagaaataaacagcaacaacaacaaaaaaaaccctgcaacaTTCCTTCTGCATCTAAAGGCATTCTTTGTTCCTCTTCAGTTGGTCAATTCTACTTCTTAATCCGAAAGCGGATCCACCTGAGGCCGGAAGATGCTTTGTTCTTCTTCGTCAATAACACCATCCCTCCCACCAGTGCTACCATGGGCCAGCTGTATGAGGTAAGCCTGGCCCTCTCCTCTTGCCTTTCCTTGGCAGCAGCAATGTCCAGAAGTGTCAGTGGTGTCAGCTTGGTCACAGATGCCTGAACACGGGCTCCCTCTTGCCCTGAGCTGTATCCCATCACCTGGTCAGGGGAGTTCCATCCCCCACTTAGGAGCCTGGGGAGCCTTATCAATCCAGCTGGTTTTTGCTGTTGAAAGGGTTGTGGCAAATACTTGCCCCAGCAGTGATCTATTGCTCCTACTACTTTAACAAAGTATTGAAATAAACCACTTCCTTTTCACAgactggggctggggagggtggTGAACATAGGTTTTGCTGTGTATACAAAAGAGATTTCCTTTTAGCCAGTAGAAGTAAGTAAAAAGCCAGTAAAAGGGGCAGTATCACTGGACATCCATCTGTCTATGAATACTTTCTTGGGGAACACTTACTCTTTGCCTAGAATTACTTTTTCCTCACTCATACTGTGTAAGTGATGATTACATAGGATGCTGCAGGCATTGCTGCCCACTATTTCTACTCAGCAGTGTTATTTGATCAATCTTAAAGGCATACAGGATGCCCATATTTCTCAGCTCCATAGCCATTATGTCATGGGTGGCTTGCAGCCTGGATTGATTTCTCCTTGATTTCTCCTTCTGCTGGGTGTTTTAATAAACTCTGGCGTGGTGCTGTGAGCCTTGTTTGGCCTGTCACTTTTTGACAGTAACTGGATACTTTATCAGTCTGTGTACTGATGGAGATAATAAAAGATAACACAAGGCAGGGTGCTTTCCAAATCTGACCACGTCAAAGGAAAGTGTGTGACTGTCCAGAGCTGAGGTCAGGTCTCTGTTGCTGGCACTCCACAGAATTTTTGTGTCAGTGTAGTCACTTAACATATCAGCTCTACTGCTCATATGTAAAACAGGACTTAAAAATACAGCCACTTGTCAGTGTtctgaagaattaaaaatatcaTCTGGAGGTGATTTTTGACTTGTTAAATCCTTCCAAGGCTCTCTCTCGATCTTAAGACCACACCACTGCTGGGATACTGGTGAACAGTCAGAGCTGTTTCTGTTGCATGCTTGCaacacagcctggctgtggctctTCAGGTAAATTCCCTGTGTACAGAAATGTGTCCTGCCTGTGTGTAGAAGCAGAGCTGTGGCCAGAGTCCTTTTTCATCTTGGGAAGTGAAGCCTTCAATGTAAGTGGAGAGGAGCAGTGAAAGAGAAGTTACCTGCTCCTGTTATGATGATCTCTGGGTTGAGCTTTCTCACATGCAGTGAGTTCCCAGCTTTGGCTCCTCactttgtccctttgtcccctgGCAGGATAACCACGAGGAGGACTATTTTCTCTATGTGGCCTACAGCGATGAGAGCGTCTATGGCAAGTGAGCAGCAGCCCCCCAGGCATGCAGGCTGGATGGACTGATGGAATGGATTGGCGGGGAGGGGGTtgctggagaggcaggaggaggatgcatgagaagagaaaaagagaactgGAAGTGAACCACATGCACAATGTCATCAGCTTCCACGCATTAATTATCaccattattttttaaattgaggGGAGTCAGGGTAGGGGGACAGGGTGAACTTTAAGACTAAGGAGAGATTCCACACTGGGGGGTGGGGAAACTCCACTGTTCACAATTCTTCTCTTGCCACAGCTGGAAGTAGTTAGTGCTGGAGGCTGCTAGACAAGCCAGTGTAGTGAAGCTCCAGGAGAGTGACTGGGCAGGACGGCCATTTTCATGTAACCCTTTCATTGGATGAAGAAGGCATGCCATGTATTGTCACTGACCTTGTCCTGTCTTGTCCACAGCCCCCATTCAGTGAGCTGTGAAATATTTCACTCTGCCCACACAAGGCTGTCCTGTGCTGACAGTCCTCCCTCCAGCTACTGCCTGTGAATTGTTCCGAGGGTATTGTGTTTCCCATCATTTCCATCAGTATTAGAAGGGCTGGTAGCTCTGTCCATCAGTATTAGAAAGGTTTACTCTGAGGGCTGGGAACTCCTCAGCTATGAGACATGAAGGttggagaaaggaaggaaaaattctgcagttttttttcctttgttgctTTAATTGCAACTGCTGGACAGAAAAATGACTCTTTTGTTCTTTTCAGTGTAGTCAACTGATAAACTCATAAGCACAGGGCTAGAAAGGACCTCAAGAGCCCACACCAGCTCTGAGACAGGACTGAGTATCCCAAACATGCCCACCATGGCTGCTCATCAAACTTCTTCTTACTGAATTTCACTGAGGAAGATCCTGGAGGCTGCTGAGATTGTCTGTTCAGTTCCAAGCTAGCCTACAAGTGAGATTGCTTTTCCTGATACCTAACTTTAGTCACCCTTGCTGTGCATTAAGGCAACTAACTACTAGTGGTCTTGTTTTTGGTGAACACAGAAAATTATCTATCAGTGTTGTCCTTGTACCAGTCTTCTGCAGATTTGAAGATGGCAGAGTTCCTGTGGGTTTCACCTTCCCTTCCATGTCTCATCCCTGTACAGCCCTTGCACCACATGCACAAGCGTAGGAAATCAGTCACTGCCACGTGTGTTCTGCTGGCTTTTTGTGATTGGGTAACAGTGCCTCTCCATGCCACAAGAGAGGTTCTTTTAGACTTGAAGGGAAAAGGGAGTAGATTAtctgtagattttttttcttattttgttttaagCCAGTGTTGTTCTTAGGAGGGTGTCAGATGCTGTGCAAGCCTTATGCTGTCATGCCAAAGCAGTTTCTTCTCAGTGGCAGGAACAGCAGATTTTCCCATTACTGCCGTAACTATGATGAAGGAATAGGTCTTGGAGAGTGAGCTGACTTTCAGGAAAATTCTGGGGTCTTAACTAAAAATCAGAGAGGTAGGCCTGAATTACTGTAAACATTCCTACATTTAAAAGAGGGAccaagagggaggaagagagaagAAGGATGGAGAATACAGGTGAATTCCAAATTAAGTTGAAGGCTTTTGCTCAATTTACTTACTTGTAAAGTTAGATCACCGTTCCCTGTGTTCCTCAGGAATGAGAAATCAAGATGGGTGCTCCTCTGAGTGTGGGGAACAGGAAATCAGGTTTCAGCCTTCTCTGACTGTTGCTACATGGAGGTGcatgaggcaggagagctgatgGGAGTGTCAGGTGGGAGTTACTGGCAGAACCGAGTGAAGGTCAGGGAGGGCAGCGTGGTGGGGTGGGAGGGTTActgcctgtgtgctgggaaGTACCAGAAGAATGGGAGAGAAGGGAGGAACCACAGAGGATGCAGACAGAAAATGAGGGTGCAGATGATTAAGTGGTTGGCATAATATCCCCAGTATTACATCCTGAACTTCAGGTTTGCTGTTCCATTCTGTGTTCATGTGGAATAAATGTGTTTGGATGAGTAGTACCTACTGCCAACTTGGATAactgcactgcctgcactgtTCAGTCCTCTCTTTTACACTCACTCTCCTTCAACTACCAGGCTTTCTTCACATCCTTTGGGTGCAAATCTGCATCAGTCTCTTGTTTTAGGAAGCTCTGAATATTCTGAAGCAGAGGATAGACCCAGGAGGCTTTCTGGAATAATAGAGAAGACACAGGCAGATGGTGTGCAtctctctgctgctgtcccactTTTTCATGCCAAGCACGTGGTTAAGCACACTCAGGGGAGAAAGAGTTGGCATTTGGGGTACTTGGTTTTGTGTTCAGTCCTCCCCTCACGCTGCTGGGTTTAAATGACATGTGGGACTAATCACAACTGTTTGTTAAGTGTAGAGTTTACGATTTAATTTAGTTATTTTACAGTTCTTTCAACTGAATTGTGGCATTTCTGTTTTTGTGCTAATATTGTACAAGGTAATGATGGTAATTTTTTTGTGTTGGTTAGCTGCAGGTTCTTGTAAAATAAAGTTCAGACTAGAGCTTAATCAACTTATCAATAAAGATGCATTTGAAAATCACAGATTGGTCCAAAATGGGTGACTAGCATTTCTTCCTGATGCAGGCTGGTAAATGAAGGGATGACTTTGCCAGAACTTTTGCTGCTACTTTTTCCCACAACCCCAGGTTTACTCTCTCCTGTCTACCAAGACAAGTCCCATCTCTCCTATTTTTGGTGGTATTGTCACATACACGCCTATCTGTGTCTTGCTATGCCACTAGTGGGACTTTTAATTAGACCTGCATGATGTAAGAAAGTCTTAAGATGCATAATGAATACACTGATGCATATTTCTGCCATTTGAAGGCCTTGATGGGCCAGTGATGGGGCCTCGGGGGCATCACCAGCCCTacctgtccctgccaggcacCTTGGGCCAACTGTCCCGATGCCCATGGCCCAGAACTGTTTGTATCCGTcctggtgctgtccctgtcagccCCTCAGGATTGTGGCCACCTCtcctggcactgtccctgtcaGCCCCTCAGGACTGTGGCcacctgtgctggcactgctgtagCAGGGCTGGCCTGCAGCTGCCCTAGGCCCTGCCCTCAGCCTTGCACAGCCATGAGCCCCCTGAggccctgccctcagccccacacagccatgAGCCCCCTGAggccctgccctcagccctgcacagccatAAGCCCCCTGAGGCCATGCCTTTGCCAGGTCCTGGCAGGCCGGTGGGACTTCTGCCTTGTCACCAATGGATGGGGCTAGTCACCACCTCTGGCTGTGCCCCACTGCCTCTGGTGGGTGCAGTAGGACAAGTCCCATGTGCTGTGCCAGCCAAGTCCCTCATGGAGCCACGCATCCATCCTGTGTCaccacagcccaggctgaggTGGAACTCGCCATGGGAAGAAGTGAGAGAGGCCCAGGGTGCCTGCTATGCGTCCTCTAAACGCAGGAGAGCAAAGATAAGGAAATCTGGGATTCCTTGAAAAAGAAGCCTGCAGTAGTGACAAATGAGGTTGCTTCTCCTTGCGGATATCTGTGCATGAGGGGGAAGGagtcctgctgggagctggcaaAACCAGCAGGTGCCATTTGTTCAGCACTGTGACTCCAAGCCAGGCTCTGGCAGTGTCTGAAGAGGAAAGGGATGCATGCTGTCATCTGGAGAAGCAGTGACAGACGTGCCACTTCctgcccctccctccttccatgTCACCTGTGGGTCCCTCTGGCTGAGGGGGCAGGAATGGGCCGTGGCGATGCTCCAGGGGCACCATTGGCTCCGGCCCTGTGC
This region of Zonotrichia albicollis isolate bZonAlb1 chromosome 4, bZonAlb1.hap1, whole genome shotgun sequence genomic DNA includes:
- the GABARAPL1 gene encoding gamma-aminobutyric acid receptor-associated protein-like 1 isoform X2, with translation MKFQYKEDHPFEYRKKEGEKIRKKYPDRVPVIVEKAPKARVPDLDKRKYLVPSDLTVGQFYFLIRKRIHLRPEDALFFFVNNTIPPTSATMGQLYEDNHEEDYFLYVAYSDESVYGNVVN